The segment TAGCCAGATCTAagcatgaaaattgaaaatactaAGGTGATAAGTATCTGTTTTTGGGCATCAATGCTGGATTGAACTCGGGGTAtggtttttctcttttaaacctATTGCTgtcacaaagaaaataatctcTTTTAAATTCCATGGGCGCTTGGTGACTTATTCTTTGGGCCTTGCCATGTTGGAATTGTGTTGTTTAACAAGATCTATACATACTGTTGATGTCTTTCTCAATGAATTTGTTGGAGCATCATAGTCATGAGTTGCTTGGTGTTATAATTCTGATCTTTTTTCGTGTGCAGGTGAACACAGAGAGGGCTATACGCCATGCAATCCAAGAGCGCCTGCCCATTGTTGTTGTCATCAATAAGGTAAATTTGCATCAGCTGTGCTCAATtctaatttcaaatttcattattaactAGTGCTTAATGCCTTAGCATACCTaccattttatttatgtattcttCCTCCTTTAAAGGTTGACAGGTTGATAACAGAATTGAAGCTGCCTCCCAAGGATGCTTACCATAAATTGAGGCATACAATTGAAGTCATTAATAACCACATTTCTGCTGCTTCAACCACTGCAGGAAATGTTCAAGTTATAGATCCAGCTGCTGGAAATGTTTGTTTTGCAAGTGCCAGTGCAGGATGGTCCTTCACCTTGCAGTCATTTGCAAAATTATATGTCAAACTCCATGGGGTCCCATTTGATGCTGATAAGTTCGCAGCTCGTCTTTGGGGGGACTTGTACTATCATCCAGACACTAGGAATTTTAAGAAGAAACCCCCTGTGAATGGAGGAGAAAGATCGTTTGTCCAATTTGTTCTTGAACCCCTCTACAAAATATATAGCCAAGTGATTGGAGAACACAAGAAGAGTGTGGAAGCAACTCTTGCAGAACTTGGTGTAACTCTTAGCAATGCAGCTTACAAATTGAATGTTAGGCCTCTGCTCAGACTGGCTTGTAGCTCTGTTTTTGGTGCAGCATCAGGCTTTACTGATATGCTGGTTAAGCATATACCTTCTGCCCAAGATGCTGCAGCAAGGAAGGTAGACCATATATATACAGGACCCAAAAACTCCATGATTCACAAGGCCATGGTAGATTGTGATGCTTCAGGCCCCCTTATGGTCAATGTGACCAAGCTGTATCCCAAGTCTGATTGCAGTGTCTTTGATGCTTTTGGAAGGGTCTACAGTGGTACAATTCAGACAGGGCAGACTGTACGTGTGCTGGGAGAAGGCTATTCCCCAGATGATGAGGAGGACATGACTGTAAAAGAAGTAACAAAATTATGGATTTATCAAGCTCGAGATAGGATACCCATAAGCAGTGCACCTCCAGGATCTTGGGTTCTTATTGAAGGTGTTGATGCATCAATTATGAAAACTGCCACTCTATGTAATATGGATTATGATGAAGATGTGTACATTTTCCGGCCACTACAATTCAATACCCTTCCTGTAGTAAAAACAGCTACAGAACCCCTAAATCCTAGTGAATTGCCTAAAATGGTGGAAGGTCTTAGGAAAATTAGCAAAAGCTATCCTCTAGCCATAACTAAAGTTGAGGAGTCTGGGGAGCATACTATTTTAGGTACGGGAGAGTTGTACTTGGACTCAATAATGAAAGATCTAAGAGAGCTTTATTCTGAAGTTGAAGTCAAGGTACTTATTCTCTTATACCACTTTTCTCTTGGAATAATTTAATGAtcctcctcttcttcatctCTATTGAACACTTTTGTCTTAATTGGCATACTTTGCTTAAATTTTTAGGTGGCAGATCCAGTTGTCTCATTCTGTGAAACAGTAGTAGAGTCTTCTTCAATGAAATGTTTTGCTGAAACAcccaacaagaaaaataaaatcaccaTGGTAGGGCAGCTACttaatttcctttcttttctggTCTGGGTGATTTTGGGATTCACAATTAATATAGCTAATTGAATAAAGTTTTCTAAATGTCTACATTTGGCAGATTGCAGAGCCACTGGAGAGAGGTCTTGCAGAGGACATTGAGAATGGTGTTGTAAGTGTTGATTGGAGTCGGAAGACTCTTGGTGATttcttcaaaacaaaatatgacTGGGATTTGCTGGCAGCTCGATCCATATGGGCATTTGGCCCTGATAAGCAGGTAAGTTAGATGCTTTGTTTTTAGGGGTCGCAGGAGGTATATTATGCTATATTCTCCAAATTAACCTTGGAATGTCATCTTGGTTTGTTTATTGTCTTCTGGGCCTAACTTGATGCTGTAAACTATTCTTTTTATCTACAGGgacctaatattttattagatgatACTCTTCCAACAGAAGTTGACAAGAATTTGCTGGGTGCCGTCAAGGATTCCATTGTTCAAGGGtaaattatcttcttttatttcttttttgtggCTCCATATTATTTCTTACCACAAATAGTTTTATGAATTTTGGACAGATTTCAGTGGGGTGCTCGAGAAGGACCCCTCTGTGATGAGCCCATCAGAAATGTCAAGTTTAAAATAGTTGATGCAAGGATTGCACCTGAACCTCTGCATCGAGGATCTGGGCAGATTATTCCCACAGCTCGTCGTGTGGCCTATTCAGCTTTCCTTATGGCTACCCCACGACTGATGGAACCAGTGTATTATGTGGAGGTAAATTATTGCTTATTATGTTAAATGAATTGCATTTTGAAGAAAGGTTATATGCAGTTGGCTGCTTTTTTCAACTTAAATGAACTTGAATACCATGATCATGAAAATAAATGGTCATCTTATCTGTCATTCTCTATTATGTCCTTTTAATATCTTATGGTATACATTCATCCGAAAAAGACATCTTCTAGTATACATGCAGTTCTTTTTTGCTGCAGTAGAGTTTCTCAAGATTgtcaaataaacataaaagtttTCCTTTGAAATCTAAAGAgtatatttcttcattttttctccCTGGATCTTGAATTTTCTAtggtattaataaaaaataccattTCATTGAGATTGAATTATTTTACCAAAGGCTTTTGACTTATATGTTCTGGTTATCTATTTTGGTCACTGCTGTATTTCAGATACAAACTCCAATTGATTGTGTCTCTGCAATCTACACGGTGTTATCTCGCAGGCGTGGGCATGTTACAGCTGATGTTCCTCAACCAGGGACCCCAGCTTATATTGTTAAGGTATGGAAAGTTTTGCTTGCCGCAGTCCCATTAAAAATTTGCTTCTATGAGACTATGATCTATTTTATTTGAGTTCAGAGAAGGACTAGACTATTTGCAATTATTATCTTAAAACAATGCCTTGTGGTATATTTTATGTGCATGCCACTGATTCTTCCACTTGTGGAGGATCTGTGAAACCAGGGGTGTCAAGTTTCAGTGTAATTCATTTGCTTGTTTTAGTTGTTGCATTCATATTTTCTGGCCATTGGTTTGCAGGCATTTTTACCTGTGATTGAATCATTTGGCTTTGAGACGGATTTGAGGTACCATACTCAAGGGCAAGCATTTTGCCTCTCAGTCTTTGATCACTGGGCTATAGTTCCTGGAGATCCCCTCGACAAGAGCATAGTTTTGCGGCCACTTGAACCTGCCCCAATCCAGCACCTTGCTCGTGAATTTATGGTCAAGACAAGGCGTAGAAAGGTACGACTTCAATCTATCCCTCATGcttcactctctctctctgtgtCCTTTAGTTTTAAACTTGTGGGGTCAAACAACCCTTTTGTCAGAAAATGCATGAGAAGTGTCTtgtctaaaataaatttacatgaTTTGAGAAACACAATAATCTTTCTAAAACACCTGACACGCATTCTTGTATGATCAATATTTTTGTAATGCTACTTACTATGGTTGTCATATATACTGATAACTTTGCTGTGTTGAGCTTTATGATCTACCATTGGATTCTGCAAATGGAACAAGTAACttttaggattgggacacttgacCTCATTCTATAGGTtaggttttattataaaaatggtaGTTAGGTTTCAAATGGAGGGGGAATTATTAGGGTTTTTGGTATTGTGTTGGCTGATCGTAGGAGGTTTCCAGTGCCACGGACAGCCGGAAAATAAGTCTCAGATTCTTCAAATTATTCGGTTTATCTTTCCAACCTTctgattaatgaaatagtttttgttttattatgtattttgttttattttctatttttgtagaCTAAATTGTGGGAAGTCTATCAGTGACAATTTAGGTTATGTCCTTGTTTTTGCAGGGTATGAGTGAAGACGTGAGCATCAACAAGTTCTTTGATGAAGCCATGGTGGTAGAGCTTGCTCAACAGGCAGCTGATCTTCACCAGCAAATGATATGATGGAAGGAAGCAAGTTGATATGTTTGTCTTCAGAGGTTATTCTATCCTCCATTTCTTCTGCCAAATCCATCAGAATTTGAAGGTCATAACAATGGAGAAATGTTTATTGTGAAGCTATTATTGAACTAAACACTACTCACCAACACTTTCCCCTAGGAATCTCCAGTTTCTGCAAGTCCAaggaaattttgattatgattctTTAGAGTTGTTTTATGGATCTATTGTTGTATTTGATTCCTTGCTTTTCATAGCTAATTTATTCTGTAGGTGTCCCTTAATAGCCGGTGGTGAAGCCTTTTGAAAGGATGGTAGTACATTATTGAGCCACAATGTCACTGGTTCTTCATTTTGTATCAATGagaagtttttaaatttatatttaagcactgaaattatttctataaatgaacaataaatatagattttatttataattgtaattgatGTTCATTGTTGGATCACTCATTCATATAggtaaaaattgtaatttaatttgactagTTTTCATCTGAAACTTAAATTTggttaatagaaaaataaccttaatatattattaaaaaaattactatattatttttataagaaagaaattaattattatattatttttgaattattttatttcttaaaactataatatcactttaaattaataaaaaatttaaataatattttacacatcaaaattttcatcaacactcttctttcatttcattttcattcttttctttgttatatatggttttagggtttgagtttaagttaatGTGGTTTTGTCGGATTCTGACGAGTAGCGGTTGTGGCATCTaagattttaaaacttaaatttcaaaactaaattatacttttttaaacATGTAAAAGAATTGaactattaatatttaaaaattctgATAGAGTTTGGATTTAAGTAGATAATAGTTTTGATAACTCTGTATTTGAATAAGTATCGAATGTGATaattataatcttaaatttgaatcgtaaagattgaattataaatttttaaatttttaaaaggtcaatttatatatatataatcttaagATAAGattggaaaataaatttttttaaatttttttcaaaattttgaataataaaattattaattttcttttatatatgtttaagacagaaaaatataatttacgcCAAACCCTGCGTggaaaattgtaaataatttttttaatatcccagaaaataaaatagttgaaCCTTCCTCCGTTGACACAGATACATGAGTCTCATTCAACAATTCAATTTCCACAATTGATCTAATTATAAAGCTAAATCCACCACCCACCTCTGTTTTAGATTCTGACATGACCAAACccacatcaaaatcaaattttgtttcagATTACACATTCTTTCTTGTCTTAAAACTCACCATCTTCGCCAACTGAACGTTAGATCGAAGATGGTTCAGCCCCAAGAACCAGTGAAACTATCACCGGGTTTCAGTCTTTTCCCTTCTTTAAAACCCCAAAACAAAACCCTTTTCTTTCACCAAATTACAGCTCTTGTCATCACGTTTTTGGCTTATGCTTCATTTCATGCATCCCGTAAACCCCCTAGCATTGTCAAGAGCGTTATTGGCCCCACTATGCAATCCGATTCTGACTCTGGATGGGCCCCTTTTAATGGCCCTCGTGGTACTCATAGGCTTGGTGAGCTTGACTTAGCATTTCTTACTTCTTATTCTTTTGGCATGTATTTTGCTGGACATATTGGTGATAGGATCGATTTGAGATTGTTTCTTGTTTTTGGAATGATGGGAAGTGGTTTGTTTACTATTCTTTTTGGTTTAGGTTATTGGTTTAGTGTTCACTTGTTCATTTATTTTGTGGTTGTGCAAATATTGTGTGGATTGTTTCAGTCAATTGGGTGGCCTTGTGTGGTGGCAGTAGTGGGGAATTGGTTTGGGAAAGAGAAGAGAGGATTGATCATGGGAGTCTGGAATTCTCATACATCTATTGGTAACATTATTGGCTCTGTCTTAGCATCTGGAGCTTTGGAGTTCGGTTGGGGTTGGTCATTTGTGATGCCTGGaattttgatcatttttgtTGGGATActtgtgtttttgtttcttgttgTGAGGCCTGAAGATTTGGGGTTTGAGACTACAGGAGAGGAGTTTGAGATGCATGTGGAGAATGAGGAAAAATTGGAGAATGAGGAAGTGGGACTTCTTGGAGCGGAGGGTTCCGTTTCTTTGCAAGCAATTGGGTTCTTGGAGGCATGGAGGTTGCCAGGTGTGGCACCATTCGCGTTCTGTCTTTTCTTTTCGAAGCTTGTGGCTTACACTTTCTTGTATTGGTTGCCATTCTACATAAGGCACACAGGTAATTGTTTTCTACAGAAATGTGCATTTAAACTTGTGAGATTGAATTTGATTGTTGCATGATGATAGCTCGAGTGAATTGCATCATCGTACTTTTCTGAAGTAGTGTAAAAATACCTTATCTCTTGTGATGACCTAGTAGAAAATTACTCACATAGACACAAATGAGAGTACAGATCTCACATTTAAGATCTTGTAAACCTTTAGCTGCAGTAATACTGAAGCTCTTATTAGTTGTTCATCATAGATGAAGCATATGTTagattaaaattctttaaatacTGGAGCACCTTTATTTCTTTGGAATTTGTTGAAAAGGTCTCTCCTGAGTGAAAATGGTTGTAGCAATGCTTAGGCTTTCTTTTGAACGCTCCATAATAGTTGATCTATTTGTTGCATAAAATTCTTTGGTATACCAAAGAACATTTCATTAATGAACTTGTGATGGAATGACAGCTGTTGCTGGTGTACATTTGTCACACAAAACTGCCGGGATACTTTCTACTGTATTTGATGTTGGAGGAGTTTTTGGTGGGATTTTGGCAGGATTCATTTCTGATATGATTGAAGCTCGTGCAGTTACTTCAGTTGCATTCTTGATACTATCAATTCCAGCCCTAATACTATACCGGGCTTATGGAGGTTTATCTATGATCAGCAACATTGCATTAATGTTCATTTCTGGGTTGCTAGTGAATGGCCCTTATTCTCTGATTACAACAGCTGTTGCTGCTGATCTTGGTACACAGGATTTAATTAAGGGCAACTCCCGTGCATTAGCTACTGTGACTGCCATTATAGATGGTACTGGTTCTGTTGGGGCAGCTCTTGGCCCTCTTTTGGCTGGGTATATTTCAACCCGGGGTTGGAATAGTGTCTTCTTAATGCTTATAATTGCTATTTTCTTTGCTATGGTGTTCTTGATTCGCGTTGCTAAGACAGAGATTAGAGGAAAGCTAGGTGAGGGGAAATGGCTTTGGAACGGCATAACTACTCATTGATGGACAAAGCTTGaagttttcttttccttttgtatattttttgtaCCACCTTAGAAAATGGATGTGGCGAGGCCATTATACATGTATGTCTAGTCTTTGTATCACATTCTTTATACAATATTCTATATGTTTATGAATTTACAGGAATTATATTTGGGTaaataaatgatgtgttatgtgattgaatgattttaaattaaagataaaatttacaggaattatatatttttgagtacataattggGTAAACAAATGATGtgttatgtgattgagtaattttgaattgaacacttaattatatgaatatacataatttatgtacctGATGTGTCTAAAAAAttgtatacacataacattattcatattTGATACCGTTATTTTTTTTACTCTAGTGGATTAGAGGTGCAAATAGTGTTTTACtcgaatttgaatcaaatacatacatacatacatatgtacATATGGAGCTTAAACTTGTCGAGATGGTAAGAACTTGGATTGAACTCAGGACGGAAACAATTAACccttattttttacatttaaacttcataatttatatatttatcaattatctttttatatttaaaattaaaaaaaaaaatttaaaactgtAAAAACaagatttgaaacttttagagatttattaacattttacttaaatcaaatcatgaGTAAACAAGCCCATCAAACTAACAAACATCAAACTTGAGCTCTTCCTGAGAGTCGAACTCCAGTGGCTCAAATGGCTCGTTTGCCGCCCTAGAGTGGATAGACTATTATTTTACACAAACTCTAggaaaattaaaagtaataacatattatatgattCCTTTGCCAGAAGTTGCAATGACACGGATGTGGCAATGGCAGAGCAACTCAAATGCTCAACTCTGAAacttgcttttcttttatgttAGAACAATCAAAGagcttaaaatataaatgtacAAATTAATTTCTATACATGGAAATAGTGATACTACAATATGCTTATCATTCTTATAATTCACAATTTTGGCTTTTGTCTAAAGCTCTTTCTACTTCCTTCTGTTTATAAGatttgaaagaaagaagattATTTCTACTTCCCCAATGAATTTATACTTAACAAACAAACTCTCAAGGAAGGGAACAGCTTGGTATATTAttatgaacaataaaactacatGCACAAATAAtttgcataaatttatatacaaacgaTGACAAGTCACtatgtaattaagtattgttttatttttaattcaaaatctccAATCACTTAATGATATGCCGTCATTTGTGTACAAGTTTATGTTTATTGTTTGTACGTATAATATTAGTCTATTATTCACTAGTCCTCTCTCCTTTGGCTACCCTTACCAAATAGCCAAATTGCAAGCTCTAAACTTCTATCCTTCTAAAAGGCATCTGATATTTTTTGAAGCCCCTCAGCTGAAATGCTTCTATGAACTTTTGCCTTCTGTACAACCACATTAGGAGGTCGCTCCAAGTGAAAACTCACCATGACCACGGTAAGATTGTCTGTTGATTCTCGTTTCATTGCTTCCACTACTATTTCCTTGCAGCATAAATTCAAGTCATTATGCTCTAGGAGCCTTCTCCTGGAAAAATCTACTGCATTTTGACTAGAAAACACATCCCATATTCCATCACTAGCAATGATAAGAAATTCATCTTCCTTGGTCAGTGTTACTAATTTTAGTTCTGGTTCCGCGCTTAATGGTCCACCCCTTCCACCAATTTTCTTCATTCCATCAAGGTGCCAATCACCTAAGGCACGTGTCACGCCTAGCTCACCATTCAAGTAACCATAAGCAATGTATCCATCCAAGGACTCAATACGCATCCTTTCTTTTTGGCAGCAAGGTCTGTGATCTCTAGACAGTTCTACAGCTGTTCCACGTTGAGACAGAACTGCCCGGCAGTCTCCTGCATTTGCCACAAGCAAAGACCTGCCAGAGGACAATCATATTTTATTCACACTAATTATTTACTATGAATGTGACTAGAAAACATGAATTGAATATGTCTGCATTAATATCAGAATGGTCATAGAGCCTGAAAGACAGTATACTGGGTCTTTAAATAGATTCAGTTTTCAAAATCCATTTAACCAATGTGTCTACACCAAGTTGCATAGTGCCACGTACATTTTAGTTGTCCGTTCCAAACAGAACAAAGTTTTCTCTGACACCCCAAAAGAAGATTTGAGCGTTTGAAACTTTAGAAGGAAACTTGGGAGAAGATGCTTACCTGCCAAATATCATAGCAGCAAGTGCAGTGGTGCCAGAAGACTCAAGAGAGCAGGACTTCAAAAATGCAGCATCAGTCTCTATGAATGACCTTGTGACCACTTTCTCAAGTTCTAGAGGGAAATTGGCATCTTCAACAATGACTTTTGGCAAATGGTCACGGACGAAATTTGCTGCAATGACTTTTGGCAAATGGTCACGGACAAAATTTGCTGCACGCTTTCCTCCATGTCCATCAAATACCTGTTTCCCAAAGCAATTTGATTAAGGAGAATCTATCTTTGGCAGAATAAATATCCATATATATAGATTGGCTTTTCCTCCTTTTAGTACAAAATTCAATGCTTTTTCAAGAGAATTTGTTTCTGAATGCAAAAACCAACTTTAGAGCTTATCCCCTAGCATCAGaacaaaaatcttttaaataagaaaaaagggAACTAAGATTCTGCAAATCATGGAATTAGAGATCTAGAGCAttattttccttctcttttacCTTATAATACTTGTAGCTTCAAAGTTAGTGATCCTTTCTGTATAGAAATCTGGTTAGTGTTGGAGTTATTAACCAAATTAGTGCcgaataaaaaactaatttacaaCCATTCTGCTTTACTTATCCTCCTCTAGATATAATAGAAACTAACAACGAAGACAAATTGTTGTGAAGTACTGACACAAAGGAATTATTATCAGCCAGTACAGCAAACAAGCAGCATAATTGGATAAGAATTTACCCCATAGAATGAAACAGCTTTTTCTCCACTGAGCAATTTAAAACCAAACTTCTCAGCCAAGTTACTTATGCATATGTGAGTGTCCTCCATATCAAGACGATGACCAATGTGAGACGACTCTCCTGACCGCAACATAGGGACAAAGTTTGTAAACTGGTTCTGTTTTCTTTCCATTGTAACTGTATCCTCACAGATGCTTTCCAGCTGAATGAACcacaaaatataaaacacaagaATCAGAACAATAACAAAATTCGAAGAATTTAGCACAACTTCAGAAAGTGATGAAGATTGAGGAAGGTTACCAATTGTTAACTAAGCAAAAGAATACCTCGACTGAAGtactaatatattttagtgGTTACCCACAATTTCTAAGATGTTGGAATTTAAACCTGAACGGAGGACAAAACTAAATGACAATTTCAGATTCTACCTATGTTAACAGCTAGATTTTAGTCATCCTCACCGTCAGGCTTACTTTTAGTTAGAAACCACAATTTCTAACATGTTGCATTAGAATTTCTTGAAGTTAACGCTTATGATTATGAATTACTAAGTCTTCTCCTTTGATACTATATCTCAAAGAACATATTGATGTTATCATGGAGCAACTGCATCTGAAGGGCATTTGATTCAGAAATGCTAAGCAACCATAATCCatgtcaaataaaaattcaattcctGCTTCCAAGCTACACATAAAAATCAGATATGGAAGCTGAGGCAAGAAAAGGATTCTGGAAACAGCCCATAGATCCTGAGCAGTTTTATTAAGGCACTGATCCTTTGTGAGAAAATTCGAACCATATCATGTTATAATTCAGTTCTATCAGTCACTCTTTTAATTGCTGAAAACCTTTTAGATACATTCCCAAAGGGCATGCTGAAATTAAGAAAAGTTGCAGATGAAGTACAGAATGAAGCAGATAAAAAGCTACTGCTAATCAAACAACATCAAAGATCATAGATTCACACCatcaagaaaggaaaaaaatccaGTCTTTAGGCAAATTAGCTcatcaaaaagagaaaacaaagaaaaaaaatgaaattcagaTGAAATAAAGAAGACTTACAGGAGATGAATTAACAGAAGAGTTGTTCTCCAAATTTTCCATCTGGGTATCTAACAGCCCCCAATGTAAAGGCCAAGAAGTGGTCTTATTGCTGCTGGTGATGGGGGTATTGTTACTGTTACTGGTACTGTTACTGTTGTCCAATTCTTCCTCAACTTGGTCTGCATCCTGAAGACACATGATGATAATGAGGTAGCAGTTGCTTGTTGATGATGTTGTAAAGTAGCAAATTGGTTTTCGTATGAAAGGAGGAAGGGCAAGTTGCAGGTATCCAAAGCGACACAAGTTGGAATAGAAAGAGATAGagaaagcttaaaaaaaaaattgatggtgGAGTTGTGaattgaagagaagattcctgaGATAAACCGACGAGTAGTTGAGATTGAAAGGCaggattttaataataatatccaTTAAAGTCCAGATTTTTCCATTGAAAAACGTGGCTCAAAATGAAATAccactttcttttttaatatgcccacatgaaaatattgaaatttttttatttaaatcctatcttatattaaaaaattaattttttttagataaactataaaaaatatcataaattctttttaatattttaaactttctcaaatacatatttatcatattatcattaaaaaaattattaataccaattttgatatatcttaaaatatattttatttttcatttacatCGTCTGACATATATCCGTAAGATACTGAAAACTATAAATCAAACGAATAACTCTTAGATGTTTctattgaataaattgaaattttaaatttttttataaaataaatcagacattcaatatttcttattaaaagttataaataagcacaattaagattttttttgttttgttttaaagacaaaatgatTGGTATggtattttcaataaaaatagtaaaaatttagtcattttaacgaaaaattttaaaattttggttcttttaagaaaatttgaaaattcaattcctTAAAAACAATACgatgttttataaaataattgtgaTAGTTTGAGACATCGAGATATTGTTATCCCTGTTTTTATcgaattcttttttaatattttgggtCTTCCTCTTACACTTTTTGggaacctttttttaattttctattttccaaTTATATCTTATCATATGGAATTTATTGATGGTTAGTCAGTGGTTGACaaagaaaatgttaatattataattgtgCATGACATGAAATTTCAACCTACAAATAAATGTCATGGCATGTTTGAACAAAGGGAAAATTGCCATAGAATTTTACACACTCCTGTCTTCTTTGGTCTCGATGACACTTTCCTaccttcaaatttaaaaaatgacacttTCCCACCTTTCAGAAAATTTCGTTCATTAGTTTTAATGGTTATGATTTTTCACCCGATcgtaaaatatacaaatattaaaagattaatatcacttacattattaaattacaaataatttgaTCTTAATTTACTAACTTAAGTATTTATCACTTATAATcgtattttgattaaaaaaaataaaatcctaaaaactaattttaaaattaaaactatctTCGATAATGAATGTCATTGGTTAAAATTAgaatctcataaaaaaaatacgatttaatTGGAATCACATTAAAATGATGCAATTCAACCACAATTTTATATGAATGGTGTGATTCAGTTGAAAACGTGATGTTAAACGTCACTGAGGACATTTACCATCAAcgacttttttaatattttaaatttattttgtataattactaatcctaaaataaatataaactagagGTAAAATATATTTGGTAATTTAgggataaagttttatttaactCTGGTGaacattgaaaataataaaaaatattttaatctttgtagtatatttatcttaaaaattaacaaattttactaaaaataatatcttttttaaaatctaaggaTATGGGAAAGGACCATTGGGACCAAAAATGGTTGGGAAGTAATGGTTGTCCTATTTTATAGTTTGATTACCccaatataaaatcataattacattGGGATGGgaagca is part of the Mangifera indica cultivar Alphonso chromosome 13, CATAS_Mindica_2.1, whole genome shotgun sequence genome and harbors:
- the LOC123194244 gene encoding probable protein phosphatase 2C 27 isoform X2 — translated: MCLQDADQVEEELDNSNSTSNSNNTPITSSNKTTSWPLHWGLLDTQMENLENNSSVNSSPLESICEDTVTMERKQNQFTNFVPMLRSGESSHIGHRLDMEDTHICISNLAEKFGFKLLSGEKAVSFYGVFDGHGGKRAANFVRDHLPKVIVEDANFPLELEKVVTRSFIETDAAFLKSCSLESSGTTALAAMIFGRSLLVANAGDCRAVLSQRGTAVELSRDHRPCCQKERMRIESLDGYIAYGYLNGELGVTRALGDWHLDGMKKIGGRGGPLSAEPELKLVTLTKEDEFLIIASDGIWDVFSSQNAVDFSRRRLLEHNDLNLCCKEIVVEAMKRESTDNLTVVMVSFHLERPPNVVVQKAKVHRSISAEGLQKISDAF
- the LOC123194244 gene encoding probable protein phosphatase 2C 27 isoform X1; the protein is MCLQDADQVEEELDNSNSTSNSNNTPITSSNKTTSWPLHWGLLDTQMENLENNSSVNSSPLESICEDTVTMERKQNQFTNFVPMLRSGESSHIGHRLDMEDTHICISNLAEKFGFKLLSGEKAVSFYGVFDGHGGKRAANFVRDHLPKVIAANFVRDHLPKVIVEDANFPLELEKVVTRSFIETDAAFLKSCSLESSGTTALAAMIFGRSLLVANAGDCRAVLSQRGTAVELSRDHRPCCQKERMRIESLDGYIAYGYLNGELGVTRALGDWHLDGMKKIGGRGGPLSAEPELKLVTLTKEDEFLIIASDGIWDVFSSQNAVDFSRRRLLEHNDLNLCCKEIVVEAMKRESTDNLTVVMVSFHLERPPNVVVQKAKVHRSISAEGLQKISDAF